In Candidatus Omnitrophota bacterium, a single genomic region encodes these proteins:
- a CDS encoding mitochondrial fission ELM1 family protein has translation VVAGILGLSKVAVVTGESVSMISEAVSSRRPVLAVIPPGWKVSGRRGYTNSKSPQGVYHGGRVGKFLESMDEGGFLSLVGEEELRSSLERIWHAPRAGKVLDDRIVVEEALQRVLA, from the coding sequence GTGGTGGCGGGCATTCTGGGTTTGTCCAAGGTTGCGGTAGTGACGGGGGAAAGCGTCTCCATGATTTCTGAGGCCGTGAGTTCGCGCCGTCCCGTGCTGGCGGTTATACCCCCGGGTTGGAAGGTGAGCGGCAGGAGGGGTTACACAAACTCCAAGTCCCCGCAAGGGGTGTATCATGGGGGGAGAGTGGGTAAATTCTTAGAAAGTATGGACGAAGGGGGTTTTCTCTCACTTGTGGGAGAAGAGGAGTTGCGCAGTTCACTGGAGAGGATTTGGCATGCTCCGCGTGCGGGCAAGGTTTTAGATGACCGCATTGTTGTTGAAGAAGCCCTTCAACGCGTGCTTGCCTGA